A genomic window from Tolypothrix sp. PCC 7910 includes:
- a CDS encoding anti-sigma regulatory factor has protein sequence MKSELHVPSDLNFLNIVENWLLGCLKIQLGESVDWSRQSSRLRLALVEAYSNVVRHAHKEQPNLPVLLRLELKERDLALEVWDYGEGFDMSTYFPPNPVAKQEGGYGWLIMNRLMDKVEYQLQVDGANCLKLEATLPELVQKS, from the coding sequence ATGAAAAGTGAGTTACACGTACCCAGTGATTTAAATTTTTTAAACATCGTTGAAAACTGGTTGCTGGGATGCCTGAAAATCCAGCTAGGAGAATCGGTTGATTGGTCACGGCAATCAAGTCGTTTGCGGCTAGCTTTGGTTGAAGCTTACTCGAATGTAGTGCGTCATGCCCATAAAGAACAGCCCAATTTGCCTGTGTTACTGCGTTTGGAACTTAAGGAACGGGATTTAGCCTTAGAAGTTTGGGATTACGGTGAAGGCTTTGATATGTCTACCTACTTTCCGCCGAACCCTGTAGCCAAACAAGAAGGTGGGTATGGTTGGCTAATTATGAATCGATTAATGGATAAAGTAGAGTATCAGTTGCAAGTAGATGGTGCTAACTGCCTCAAGTTAGAAGCTACATTGCCAGAACTCGTACAAAAAAGCTGA
- a CDS encoding NAD+ synthase has translation MKIAIAQLNPKIGDLPGNAGQILQAAHKAVASGARLLLTPELSLCGYPPRDLLLNPSFIAAMGTTLKQLARDLPPNLTVLVGTVEENFKAHTTGGKSLFNSIALLQGGQVKQVFHKRLLPTYDVFDEHRYFEPGLQANYFTLDDLHIGVTVCEDLWNDEEFWGKRSYAVNPIADLAILGVDLIVNLSASPYSVGKQQFREAMLKHSAVRFQQPMIYANQIGGNDDLIFDGCSFALSRQGEIVSRARGFEPDLLIVEFDQKQRDFKVGKIAPIYDSADAEIWQALVLGVRDYARKCGFTKVVLGLSGGIDSSLVAAIAVAALGKENVFGVLMPSPYSSEHSISDALALGENLGIKTTKLPIAEPMQCFDNSLAELFAGTEFGIAEENLQSRIRGNLLMAIANKFGYLLLSTGNKSEMAVGYCTLYGDMNGGLAVIADVPKTRVYSICHWLNRNGEIIPQNVLTKAPSAELKPGQVDQDSLPPYEILDDILERLIHKHQSAAEIVSAGHDAVIVDRVIQMLARAEFKRRQAPPGLKITDRAFGTGWRMPIASSWEALKNTSSAQSIPTPTLVVRDGKHTNLRMK, from the coding sequence ATGAAAATTGCGATCGCTCAACTCAATCCTAAAATTGGTGACTTACCTGGAAATGCTGGGCAAATTCTCCAGGCAGCACACAAAGCAGTAGCATCTGGGGCACGGTTATTATTAACACCAGAACTTTCTTTGTGTGGCTATCCCCCAAGAGATTTATTGCTAAATCCCAGTTTTATCGCGGCGATGGGTACAACTTTGAAACAATTAGCCAGAGATTTACCGCCAAATTTAACAGTTTTGGTAGGGACTGTAGAAGAAAATTTCAAAGCCCACACCACAGGCGGTAAATCTTTATTTAATAGCATCGCTTTGTTACAAGGTGGACAGGTAAAACAAGTTTTTCACAAGCGGCTTTTACCTACTTATGATGTATTTGACGAACACCGCTATTTTGAACCAGGGTTACAAGCTAATTATTTCACCTTGGACGACCTGCATATTGGTGTTACTGTTTGCGAAGACTTATGGAATGATGAGGAATTTTGGGGTAAACGCAGTTATGCAGTTAACCCGATCGCGGATTTAGCAATTTTGGGTGTGGATTTAATTGTCAATTTGTCTGCTTCACCTTACAGTGTCGGTAAACAGCAGTTCCGCGAAGCTATGCTCAAGCATAGTGCAGTACGTTTTCAGCAGCCGATGATCTATGCTAACCAAATCGGCGGCAATGACGACTTGATATTTGATGGTTGCAGTTTTGCCTTAAGTCGTCAAGGTGAAATTGTATCTCGTGCCCGTGGGTTTGAACCTGACTTGCTGATAGTGGAATTTGATCAAAAACAGCGAGATTTTAAGGTAGGTAAAATAGCACCTATTTATGATTCAGCAGATGCTGAAATTTGGCAAGCTTTGGTTTTAGGCGTGCGTGATTACGCCCGTAAGTGTGGCTTTACTAAAGTAGTGCTGGGTTTAAGTGGGGGGATTGATTCTTCATTGGTAGCTGCGATCGCAGTGGCTGCACTTGGTAAGGAGAATGTCTTCGGTGTGTTAATGCCTTCTCCTTATAGTTCCGAACATTCCATCAGCGATGCTTTAGCATTAGGGGAGAATTTGGGCATCAAAACCACTAAATTACCCATTGCCGAACCTATGCAATGCTTTGACAACTCCTTAGCTGAGTTGTTTGCAGGTACTGAGTTTGGCATTGCCGAAGAGAATCTGCAATCTCGAATTCGGGGTAATTTATTAATGGCGATCGCTAATAAATTTGGTTATCTCCTCTTATCCACTGGTAATAAGTCAGAAATGGCAGTTGGGTACTGTACCCTTTACGGAGACATGAATGGCGGGTTAGCAGTAATTGCGGATGTTCCCAAAACCAGAGTTTATTCAATTTGCCATTGGTTAAATCGCAATGGCGAAATTATTCCCCAAAATGTTCTCACTAAAGCACCAAGCGCTGAACTCAAGCCAGGGCAAGTCGATCAAGATTCTCTTCCACCCTACGAGATTCTCGATGATATATTAGAGCGCTTGATTCATAAACACCAATCAGCAGCCGAAATTGTCAGTGCTGGACATGATGCAGTCATTGTAGACCGAGTAATTCAAATGCTAGCCCGTGCAGAATTTAAACGCCGACAAGCACCCCCTGGGTTAAAAATCACTGATCGCGCTTTTGGTACTGGTTGGCGAATGCCAATTGCTAGTAGCTGGGAAGCTTTAAAAAATACCTCGTCAGCGCAAAGCATCCCTACCCCTACTTTAGTAGTCAGAGATGGCAAACATACTAATCTTCGGATGAAGTAA
- a CDS encoding NUDIX domain-containing protein, translating into MPGRNHKKFPTPLNQQPLADFKVGVDNVIFSVDTAQNRLLVLLVMRQQEPFLNCWSLPGTLVRQGESLEDAAYRIMAEKIRVNNLYLEQLYTFGGPHRDPREATDSYGVRYLSVSYFALVRFEEAELIADGVTGIAWYPLKELPKLAFDHNQILSYGHRRLRNKLEYSPVAFEVLPEMFTLNDLYQLYTTVLGENFSDYSNFRARLLKLGFLCDTGIKVSRGAGRPASLYKFDAEAFAPFKDKPLVFI; encoded by the coding sequence ATGCCAGGACGCAACCACAAAAAGTTTCCAACTCCGTTAAACCAACAACCTTTGGCTGATTTCAAGGTTGGTGTTGATAATGTAATTTTTTCTGTAGATACTGCCCAAAATCGACTGCTCGTGCTGTTGGTAATGCGGCAGCAAGAGCCATTTTTAAATTGTTGGAGTCTTCCTGGTACTTTGGTGCGTCAAGGAGAATCTTTAGAAGATGCTGCCTATCGCATCATGGCTGAAAAAATTAGAGTTAACAATCTCTATTTAGAACAGTTATATACTTTTGGCGGCCCCCATCGTGATCCACGGGAAGCTACCGATAGTTACGGTGTGCGTTATCTCTCCGTCAGTTACTTTGCCTTAGTGCGGTTTGAGGAGGCAGAATTAATTGCTGATGGAGTTACAGGTATAGCTTGGTATCCACTAAAAGAATTACCAAAATTAGCCTTTGACCACAATCAAATTCTCAGCTATGGACATAGGCGTTTGCGGAATAAATTAGAGTACAGTCCGGTGGCTTTTGAAGTTTTACCAGAAATGTTTACTCTCAATGATTTATATCAGTTATACACCACAGTTTTAGGGGAAAATTTTTCTGATTATTCTAACTTCCGCGCCCGTCTACTCAAGTTAGGTTTTTTGTGCGATACCGGAATTAAGGTATCACGTGGCGCTGGTCGTCCAGCTAGTTTGTATAAGTTTGATGCCGAGGCTTTTGCACCTTTCAAAGATAAGCCGTTGGTATTTATTTAA
- a CDS encoding nicotinate-nucleotide adenylyltransferase, translated as MRIALFGTSADPPTAGHQAILSWLSEHYDWVAVWAADNPFKSHQTALIHRAAMLQLLISDIQTSRHNIALEQELSSFRTLETLEKAKMRWGENPEYTLVIGSDLLNQLPRWYQVEDLLRQVQLLVVPRPGYAIDESSLEGVQKLGGKIAIASLTGLDISSTAYREHGDSQALTPPIVAYINREHLYKCQDATTKSFQLR; from the coding sequence ATGAGAATTGCTTTGTTTGGTACTAGTGCCGATCCACCAACTGCAGGACATCAGGCTATTCTAAGTTGGTTATCTGAGCATTATGATTGGGTAGCAGTTTGGGCGGCAGATAATCCTTTTAAATCTCATCAAACAGCATTGATACATCGGGCAGCAATGCTGCAATTATTAATTTCAGATATCCAGACATCACGGCACAATATTGCTTTGGAACAAGAACTAAGTAGCTTCCGCACGCTAGAAACTTTAGAAAAAGCAAAAATGCGTTGGGGAGAAAATCCCGAATATACTTTGGTGATTGGTTCCGATTTGCTGAATCAGCTACCCCGGTGGTATCAAGTTGAAGATTTGTTGCGGCAAGTGCAATTATTAGTAGTGCCGCGCCCAGGATATGCAATAGATGAGTCTAGTTTAGAGGGAGTGCAAAAGCTAGGCGGGAAAATTGCGATCGCCAGCTTGACTGGACTAGATATTTCCTCAACAGCCTATCGCGAACATGGGGATTCCCAAGCCCTCACTCCCCCTATAGTTGCCTATATTAATCGAGAGCATTTGTACAAATGCCAGGACGCAACCACAAAAAGTTTCCAACTCCGTTAA
- a CDS encoding nicotinate phosphoribosyltransferase: MTTLPDLEINANQERWQNWFNQELNFAAEDYSLLTDLYQLTMAACYIGEGVEQKQASFELFARKLPEGFGYLIAMGLAQALEYLEKLRFTPSQIKALQATGIFAHASDRFWSLLAEGRFTGDVWAVPEGTAVFANQPLLRVEAPLWQAQLVETYLLNTLNYQTLIATRAARIRDVAGEQATLLEFGTRRAFSPQGSLWAARAALAGGLDSTSNVLAALQLNQQPSGTMAHALVMALSAMAGSEEQAFTAFHRYFPGAPLLIDTYDTIAAAQHLAPKVNSGEMQLSGVRLDSGDLVGLSQKVRSLLPHVPIFASGDLDEWEIARLKAAGAQIDGYGLGTKLVTGAPVNGVYKLVEIDGIPVMKESRDKATYPGRKQIFRSFVGGMLQVDRLGLATETPLDAEPLLQLVMKQGKKIQSPESLTTIRHRTAASVASLPEQTRRLNQPLSVNVEISAALQDLTQKTKKTAEAQRKV, translated from the coding sequence ATGACAACGCTCCCAGACTTGGAGATCAATGCAAATCAAGAAAGATGGCAAAATTGGTTCAATCAGGAACTCAATTTTGCTGCTGAGGATTACAGCCTGTTAACTGACCTTTACCAGCTAACAATGGCAGCTTGTTACATAGGTGAAGGTGTAGAACAAAAACAAGCAAGCTTTGAGTTGTTTGCCAGAAAGCTACCTGAAGGCTTTGGCTATTTAATTGCAATGGGATTGGCGCAAGCTTTGGAATATTTAGAAAAATTGCGTTTTACTCCTTCGCAAATCAAAGCTTTGCAGGCGACGGGAATTTTTGCCCACGCTAGTGATCGCTTTTGGTCATTGTTAGCCGAGGGGCGTTTTACTGGTGATGTGTGGGCAGTACCAGAAGGTACCGCAGTGTTTGCCAATCAGCCTTTGTTGCGAGTAGAAGCACCACTTTGGCAAGCGCAATTAGTAGAAACCTACCTTTTAAATACTCTTAATTATCAAACTTTAATTGCTACTAGAGCAGCCAGAATTAGGGATGTAGCGGGTGAACAAGCCACACTTTTAGAATTTGGTACCAGAAGGGCATTTAGCCCCCAAGGTTCATTATGGGCGGCGCGGGCGGCGTTAGCTGGCGGATTAGATTCAACTTCTAATGTGTTAGCCGCGCTACAACTCAATCAACAACCCAGTGGTACGATGGCCCACGCCTTGGTTATGGCATTATCAGCAATGGCAGGTAGTGAAGAACAAGCTTTTACAGCCTTTCATCGCTATTTTCCGGGTGCGCCATTGTTGATTGATACTTACGATACGATCGCAGCTGCCCAACATTTAGCACCAAAAGTAAATTCCGGAGAAATGCAATTGAGTGGAGTCCGGCTAGACTCTGGAGATTTAGTTGGCTTGTCCCAAAAAGTGCGATCGCTACTTCCTCATGTGCCCATTTTTGCTAGTGGCGATTTGGATGAATGGGAAATTGCCAGACTTAAGGCTGCTGGTGCCCAAATAGATGGCTATGGATTAGGGACAAAATTAGTTACGGGTGCGCCTGTCAATGGTGTTTATAAACTTGTAGAAATTGATGGCATCCCTGTGATGAAGGAATCTCGTGACAAAGCTACTTATCCCGGACGCAAGCAAATATTTCGCTCGTTTGTTGGCGGAATGTTGCAGGTAGATCGATTGGGATTAGCTACAGAAACTCCTCTCGATGCAGAACCTTTGTTGCAACTGGTGATGAAGCAAGGGAAAAAAATCCAATCACCAGAATCTTTAACAACAATTCGCCACCGTACCGCTGCATCGGTTGCTAGTTTACCAGAACAAACAAGGCGCTTAAATCAGCCTCTCTCAGTGAATGTGGAAATTTCTGCGGCGTTGCAGGATTTGACGCAAAAGACAAAGAAAACCGCAGAGGCACAGCGAAAAGTCTGA
- a CDS encoding LCP family protein, which produces MTIQRTSAEENQSANDSKASKRSIPNSKSGRWLWFWVGMSGIAMVSATAGALLAVSLTSTPLQQAQLSPQEEAVFDGDRISGSGLRFSQLTRPVNILLMGMSVLPPDIENPPIETKNLGYQPQVNSFDGLSDVMLLIKFDPETKKIIMLSIPRDTRTEIEGLGVKKINYANVKGGPALTAKTVSNLLAGVAIDRYVRINVLGVAKLIDALGGVTVFVPKDMKYQDETQHLYINLKAGKQHLNGDQALQLLRYRHDELGDIGRIQRQQMVLRALMDQSLNPATVAQMPKILDVVKEHIDTNLTVEELLALIGFGVRTNRSNMQMLMVPGRFSEKNEFDASYWLPNKNNIAKLMAKSFGVDATQTPEEQTNEPGNLRIAIQDSTGGDRSNLRPLIKSLEKAGYRNVYVAKAWGEPLDTTHIVAQQGDGNSAELVRQLLGFGEVRVESTGNLGSDISIQVGKDWLQQKEILEKSTKP; this is translated from the coding sequence GTGACCATTCAAAGAACTTCGGCGGAAGAAAACCAATCAGCAAATGACTCTAAGGCTAGTAAAAGAAGTATACCAAACTCAAAATCTGGACGTTGGTTATGGTTTTGGGTAGGTATGAGTGGTATTGCAATGGTTTCAGCAACAGCTGGGGCGCTGTTAGCTGTTTCTTTAACCAGTACACCTTTGCAGCAGGCCCAACTTAGCCCCCAAGAAGAAGCAGTATTTGATGGCGATCGCATCTCTGGAAGTGGATTGCGATTTTCACAGTTAACTCGTCCTGTGAACATTTTACTGATGGGGATGAGCGTACTTCCTCCCGATATCGAGAACCCTCCTATTGAAACTAAAAATCTCGGCTACCAGCCGCAGGTAAACTCCTTTGATGGTCTTTCTGATGTTATGCTCTTGATCAAATTTGATCCAGAGACTAAAAAAATCATCATGCTCTCTATTCCCAGAGATACCCGTACAGAAATCGAAGGGCTTGGGGTCAAAAAAATTAACTATGCCAATGTTAAAGGTGGGCCTGCCTTAACTGCGAAAACGGTCAGTAATCTCTTAGCTGGAGTAGCTATTGATCGTTATGTCCGCATTAACGTTTTGGGTGTGGCAAAGCTAATTGATGCTTTAGGTGGAGTCACTGTCTTCGTTCCAAAAGATATGAAGTATCAGGATGAAACCCAGCATCTCTACATCAATTTAAAAGCAGGTAAACAACATCTTAATGGCGATCAAGCATTACAATTACTTCGTTATCGTCATGATGAATTGGGTGATATTGGACGGATTCAACGGCAACAAATGGTGCTGCGTGCTTTGATGGATCAGTCACTCAATCCTGCAACTGTAGCTCAAATGCCAAAAATTTTGGATGTAGTTAAAGAACACATTGATACTAACTTGACAGTTGAAGAATTATTAGCGCTGATAGGTTTTGGCGTGCGAACCAATCGCTCCAATATGCAAATGTTAATGGTACCTGGTCGCTTTAGCGAGAAGAATGAGTTTGATGCTAGCTATTGGCTACCAAACAAAAATAACATTGCCAAACTGATGGCGAAAAGCTTTGGTGTGGATGCAACACAAACACCAGAAGAACAGACAAATGAACCAGGCAATTTGCGTATAGCAATTCAAGATAGCACAGGTGGCGATCGCTCTAACTTACGACCTTTAATCAAATCCTTAGAAAAAGCTGGATATCGCAATGTTTATGTTGCTAAAGCTTGGGGTGAACCGCTCGATACTACTCACATTGTCGCTCAACAAGGAGATGGCAATAGTGCAGAATTAGTTCGTCAACTTTTGGGATTTGGTGAGGTAAGAGTGGAAAGTACTGGTAATCTCGGTTCAGATATTAGTATTCAAGTAGGTAAGGATTGGTTGCAACAAAAAGAGATTTTAGAAAAATCTACTAAACCATAA
- a CDS encoding AI-2E family transporter produces MQTRKLLDWWETLTPIARTGAIALFIPLLVLNGWAISAIFNYFHSLIVILVGASVLAFLLNYPVSWMEHHGARREPIAILVFLLALSILLALGVTLFPLALTQAQQLVARLPELIDSGRSQLMMLNEKAEVFGLPINLDALVVQINDRVKGQLQAIAGQVLNLAVVTVTSLLDFVLTMILTFYLLQHGGELWESLVDWLPTKVREPFSQTVRLSFQNFFITQLILSTCMASALIPTFLWLKVPFGLLFGLTIGIMALIPFGGSVGIALTTLLVSLQDFWMGARVLMAAVIVQQILENLIAPRILGSFTGLNPALVVISVLTGARIGGLLGVIVAVPTAVVIKTALSVIRPTSLSSDTDEYTNSSEKAAPAIEEPAKPEAKNPLSISEATSP; encoded by the coding sequence ATGCAGACACGCAAGCTACTCGACTGGTGGGAAACACTAACACCCATAGCGCGCACCGGAGCGATCGCATTATTCATTCCGTTGCTAGTACTCAATGGTTGGGCGATTTCGGCAATTTTCAATTACTTTCACTCATTAATTGTGATTTTAGTCGGAGCCTCAGTGCTAGCTTTTCTGCTGAACTACCCTGTTAGCTGGATGGAGCATCATGGTGCTAGGCGAGAGCCGATTGCTATTTTAGTATTTCTTTTGGCTTTATCAATTTTATTGGCGTTGGGTGTTACCCTATTTCCCCTAGCTCTTACCCAGGCTCAGCAACTCGTGGCTCGTTTACCCGAGTTGATTGACTCAGGACGCTCCCAGTTAATGATGTTAAATGAGAAAGCAGAGGTTTTTGGCTTACCAATTAACCTGGATGCCTTAGTCGTGCAAATTAACGATCGCGTCAAGGGACAATTACAAGCGATCGCGGGACAAGTTCTCAATTTGGCTGTAGTCACAGTGACTAGTCTGTTGGACTTTGTCTTGACAATGATTTTGACTTTTTATCTTTTACAGCATGGGGGTGAACTCTGGGAAAGTTTAGTAGATTGGTTACCTACAAAAGTTCGTGAGCCTTTTTCGCAAACAGTACGCCTGAGCTTTCAAAATTTCTTCATTACCCAGCTAATTTTATCTACTTGTATGGCATCGGCACTCATCCCCACATTTTTGTGGTTAAAAGTGCCGTTTGGTCTATTATTTGGCTTAACAATTGGGATTATGGCCCTCATCCCCTTTGGCGGTTCTGTAGGTATTGCCTTGACTACCCTATTAGTGTCGCTGCAAGATTTTTGGATGGGAGCCAGAGTGTTAATGGCTGCGGTGATTGTGCAGCAAATTCTCGAAAACCTGATTGCTCCTAGAATTTTAGGCAGCTTTACGGGTTTAAACCCTGCCTTGGTAGTAATTTCAGTATTAACAGGGGCGAGAATTGGGGGTCTTCTGGGTGTAATTGTGGCAGTACCTACTGCTGTGGTCATTAAAACTGCTTTAAGCGTGATTCGTCCCACATCTTTGAGCAGCGATACTGATGAATATACAAATTCCAGCGAGAAAGCTGCACCCGCAATAGAAGAACCCGCAAAACCTGAAGCGAAAAATCCCCTGAGCATATCAGAAGCTACTTCACCGTAA
- a CDS encoding serpin family protein, whose product MNRQKFSGVKDNFLQRRYGVRLGRRYVLAAASVVLFGVLGCSQINSDTSAMAQSRLPNSESPVQKKTVNPDTKLVNANNKFGFKLFSEVMKNESSEKNVFVSPSSVAIALAMTYNGASGSTQKAMARTLELQGMNLSEINSSYAALKKLLENPDANVQLTIANSLWANQNTSFQSDFLKRNKDFYNAQVTSLNFQDAEAPKIINNWVRENTQGKISKIVDQIQPDQVLFLINAIYFKGKWSNEFDKSQTATLPFYLASGKQKQHPMMSQDGDYRYQENDQFQAVSLPYGKDGKVSLYIFLPKQNSNLRTFYQSLNAENWDNWMTQFRRREGSIRLPKFKTDYDVTLNDALKALGMGEAFSNQANFTGIGKNLAISQVKHKTFVEVNEEGTEAAAATSATIMLTSAAPPTEPFKMIVDRPFFCAIRDNQTGSVLFMGSIMEPQ is encoded by the coding sequence ATGAATCGGCAGAAATTTAGTGGTGTGAAAGATAATTTCCTCCAAAGACGTTACGGTGTTCGATTAGGAAGACGTTACGTGCTAGCAGCTGCTAGCGTTGTGCTGTTCGGTGTTCTCGGCTGTTCTCAAATCAATAGTGATACGAGTGCTATGGCCCAATCTCGTTTGCCGAATTCCGAGTCTCCTGTGCAAAAAAAAACTGTTAACCCAGATACAAAACTAGTTAATGCTAACAACAAATTCGGCTTTAAACTATTTTCAGAAGTAATGAAAAATGAAAGTAGTGAAAAGAACGTTTTTGTTTCCCCCTCAAGTGTTGCGATCGCCTTAGCGATGACCTACAACGGAGCCAGCGGTTCTACGCAAAAAGCTATGGCGAGAACCCTGGAATTACAGGGGATGAATCTATCAGAAATCAATTCCTCTTACGCAGCATTAAAGAAGTTATTAGAGAATCCTGATGCTAATGTCCAACTGACTATTGCTAACTCCTTGTGGGCGAATCAAAACACTAGCTTTCAGTCAGACTTCTTGAAAAGAAACAAAGATTTCTATAATGCTCAGGTGACGAGCTTAAATTTTCAAGATGCTGAAGCACCCAAGATCATCAATAACTGGGTTAGGGAAAATACACAAGGAAAAATCAGCAAAATAGTCGATCAAATTCAACCTGACCAAGTACTTTTTCTGATTAATGCCATATATTTTAAAGGCAAATGGAGCAATGAATTTGATAAAAGCCAAACTGCTACATTACCTTTTTACCTAGCATCAGGTAAGCAGAAGCAACACCCAATGATGTCGCAAGATGGCGATTATAGATACCAAGAAAATGACCAATTTCAGGCTGTAAGTTTGCCTTATGGTAAAGATGGGAAAGTTAGTCTTTATATCTTTTTACCTAAACAAAACTCCAACCTGAGAACCTTCTATCAAAGCTTGAATGCAGAAAACTGGGACAACTGGATGACTCAATTTAGAAGGCGCGAGGGGTCAATTCGGTTACCTAAATTTAAAACAGACTACGACGTTACACTCAACGACGCACTCAAAGCTTTAGGTATGGGGGAGGCTTTTAGTAACCAAGCTAATTTTACTGGTATCGGTAAAAACCTTGCTATTAGCCAGGTGAAGCATAAAACCTTTGTGGAAGTAAATGAAGAAGGTACAGAAGCGGCTGCGGCTACTTCAGCCACAATTATGCTCACATCTGCGGCTCCACCCACAGAACCATTTAAGATGATTGTTGACCGTCCCTTCTTCTGTGCTATTCGTGATAATCAGACTGGAAGCGTCTTGTTTATGGGTTCAATAATGGAACCACAGTAA
- a CDS encoding S8 family serine peptidase — protein MTKKLTWIIWGLSASCLSLPVVAAVYETSFGTNGIDALRLHQAPYNLSGRKIAIGQVEIGRPGMFGWDKAVSKNRAISLAAVFLRNGPAQSNSGVDSHAYNVAGVMVSKDKAWPGVAPQARLYSSAVGSTKNMGQPEECISAQHIALQNGGDVRAINFSFGEPLNRDPRPEAVLDGNALLTLCIDWSSRVHDVVYAIAGNQGKGGIPIPTDNFNAINVAFSSRRGGIFNKVDVSNLAGATQGATARLAGKEFNIGERRAISIVAPGSNIALLNPDGKLNKVTGTSFAAPHVTATVALLQEFGDRQLRKKQPNWSIDSRRHQVMKAVLMNSADKIQDSGDGLRLGMTRTIIDKQNKDWLASDAYQDPKIPLDSQMGTGHLNAFRAYQQFSAGQWQPSTPVPAIGWDYRTVDALAPVEYALAKPLKQGSFVAITLTWDRLVELNDRNKNDLYDVGDSFRDRGLNNLDLYLVKADGQNQDAATVCSSTSQVDSVEHIFCPIPANGNYKIRVQMRQQVNEPTQSYGLAWWTVPASSTGAVKIPNQP, from the coding sequence ATGACTAAAAAACTAACTTGGATAATTTGGGGATTAAGTGCTTCTTGTTTAAGTTTGCCTGTAGTGGCTGCGGTTTATGAAACTTCTTTTGGCACCAATGGTATTGATGCTTTAAGGTTACACCAAGCTCCTTATAATTTGAGCGGACGCAAAATCGCTATTGGTCAGGTGGAAATCGGACGACCGGGAATGTTTGGTTGGGATAAAGCCGTGTCTAAAAATCGTGCTATATCTCTAGCCGCAGTTTTTTTACGCAATGGCCCTGCTCAATCAAATAGTGGCGTTGACTCCCATGCTTATAATGTTGCTGGTGTGATGGTCAGTAAAGATAAAGCTTGGCCGGGAGTTGCGCCACAAGCACGACTTTATTCTTCGGCTGTGGGCTCAACTAAAAATATGGGTCAACCGGAAGAATGTATATCAGCACAACATATTGCCTTACAAAATGGTGGAGATGTTCGTGCGATTAATTTTAGCTTTGGCGAACCGCTCAATCGCGATCCGCGTCCAGAGGCTGTTTTAGATGGCAATGCTTTACTGACGCTATGTATTGACTGGTCTAGTCGCGTTCATGATGTTGTGTATGCGATCGCAGGCAACCAAGGTAAAGGCGGGATTCCTATCCCTACAGATAATTTTAATGCCATCAACGTGGCTTTTTCATCCCGACGGGGAGGAATTTTTAATAAAGTTGATGTTTCCAATCTAGCTGGTGCTACCCAAGGAGCAACAGCTAGGCTAGCAGGTAAAGAATTTAATATTGGTGAACGGCGTGCTATTAGCATAGTTGCGCCTGGTAGTAATATTGCGCTGCTCAATCCTGATGGCAAACTGAATAAGGTTACAGGGACAAGCTTTGCAGCGCCTCACGTCACGGCTACCGTTGCTTTATTGCAGGAATTTGGCGATCGCCAGTTACGAAAAAAACAACCTAACTGGAGCATTGATTCTCGCCGTCATCAGGTGATGAAAGCTGTATTAATGAATTCCGCCGACAAAATTCAAGATAGTGGTGATGGTTTGCGGTTGGGAATGACGCGCACAATCATTGATAAACAAAATAAAGATTGGCTAGCTTCTGATGCTTATCAAGACCCCAAAATTCCCTTAGATTCCCAAATGGGAACAGGCCATTTAAATGCATTTCGTGCTTATCAGCAATTTAGCGCAGGTCAATGGCAGCCATCAACTCCTGTACCTGCTATTGGTTGGGATTACCGCACAGTCGATGCACTTGCGCCTGTAGAATATGCCCTAGCTAAACCTTTAAAACAAGGAAGTTTTGTAGCGATTACCTTGACTTGGGACAGGTTGGTAGAGCTTAACGATCGCAATAAAAATGACCTTTATGATGTCGGAGATAGTTTCCGCGATCGCGGTTTGAATAATCTTGACCTTTATCTTGTAAAAGCTGATGGTCAAAATCAAGATGCGGCTACTGTTTGCTCATCTACTAGCCAAGTTGATAGTGTAGAACACATTTTCTGCCCTATTCCCGCGAATGGAAATTACAAAATCCGCGTCCAAATGCGTCAACAAGTCAACGAGCCTACTCAATCTTACGGTCTTGCTTGGTGGACTGTACCCGCTAGTTCCACTGGAGCAGTCAAAATTCCCAATCAGCCATAA